One stretch of Methanobacterium sp. DNA includes these proteins:
- a CDS encoding rubredoxin, with protein MLKRYYCSVCGYIYDPEKGEPRKKVAPGTPFEDLPDLWRCPSCGAGKIRFRVKDTPSLIPIYAS; from the coding sequence ATGCTAAAAAGGTATTATTGCAGTGTTTGTGGATACATATACGACCCTGAAAAAGGTGAACCTCGAAAAAAAGTAGCACCAGGTACTCCATTTGAAGATCTACCTGACTTATGGCGTTGTCCAAGCTGCGGCGCTGGTAAAATCAGGTTTAGAGTAAAGGATACACCTTCACTCATCCCTATTTATGCATCATGA